aGTGGAtgtgtctacatagattttagtaaggcacttgacaaagtcccgcatggcagactgatcagtaaaataaaagcccatgggatacaggggaatgtggcaggttggatccagaattggctcagggacaggaaacaaaggttagtagtcgacggatgtttttgtgaatcaaaggctgtttccaatggcatttcacagggctcactgttgggtcccttgctgtttgtggtatatattaatgatttgaacttaaatatgggaggcatgattgggaaatttgttgatgacacaaaaattggccatgtagtagatgaagaggatagccgtagactccagaatgatatcaatggtttggttgagtgggcggaaaagtggcaatgaaattaaatccagagaagtgtgaggtaatgcatttggggagggcaaataaagcgagggaataacgggaagatattgagaggggtagaagaagtgagagactttggagtgcatgtccacaagtccctgaaggtggcaggacaggtagatagagtggtgaagaaggcatatggaatgctttcctttattggtcgaggtatagaatacaaaagcagggatgtaatactggaactgtataaaacactggttaggccacagctggagtattgtgtatagtattagtcatcacattacagaaaggacatcattgctttggagagagtacagagggatttacaagaatgttgccagggcttggagGTTGCAGCGATGAGAAAAGATTgggtaggttagggttgttttcccaagaacagaggaggctgagggatgacttaattgaggagtacaaaattatgaggggcctagatagagtagaccggaaggacctgtttccccaagcAGAGAAGTCAATTcccggggggcacagatttaaggtgattggtagatggattagagggaacatgaggaaaaactttttcacccagagggtggtgagtgtctggaattcactgccaggaatggtggtagaggcagaaaccctcaattcttttaaaaggtacctggatatgcacctgaaatgCTATAACCTGtacggctatggaccaagtgctggaaggtgggattagattgggcagctagtttttttttcggccagcacagacacaacgggctgaatggcatcctgctgtactgtaattgttctatggttctatgtaccTGCCAAAATAGGAAAAAAGAGAAATATGAGAGATATTTTTCCTGGACTCTGGGGTTGGCCAGGCAGATTACAATGGTCCTTTATATTCCTGTACTGCTATCTAAATTGTGCTGATGTGGACAGTGATTTaaggacaggatcaggcttggTTGTATTATCTCTTGTTGTACAATAGGGTGCTGTCATTCAAGGATCCCACATGAATAGCAGCTACTTTGGCAAAGTGTTGGATATTGAGTggagcctgtggaactgtcccccagcaaAGAGGTAACATCTTCAGGAGAGAGGGGATAGGAAAAATGATGAGAAAAAGTGTGTATTTCAATCTTCCACACAATTTTTTAAATTCCTCCTTTCTTGTCCTTTCTTTGCATCTCTTCCAGGTCTGGTTATGTTGCACTCTTTGTAgagatttattaatagaatttcACTTTAACCTTTATTTTTAAGAAATACCTTTCATCCTACCTTTTTGTTTCCTGTTCATCTTCAGTGTACTTGAATTCCTCAGTCAATCTGTTTGTAGTAGCTGTGACTATCACCCTCCAACCCAGTTGATAAGGCACAAACATTGCTTTGCACTTCCATTGAGATTGACACTGGGATGGCCAGTAATTTACCTGTCCAGTACAATGGCTATTAAGAGCTTTGTTTGAAATGCAAGGTCAAGGAAGCTTCTACTCCTATCTTTGCTGTATGTTAAGGAGATGTATGTCAAGAATCTAAGATTTCATTAAAATACATAAGTGAATTGCACATTAGTCAATGACAAGTGCATTACTGACACATTCCATGCTGCTTAGACTAGGAGTAATGCAATTAGATTAATTTTCATGAGGTGACACAAAAGAACATTTCAAGAAGTCATTCTGTCAATACTTGTGTAGAAGTGGGTTAATTGTTTTAACAAGAGAATGGCTGAACTGCTACAATGCATAGTTCACATAATCcttgagacagttgcatagaggggATTGCTCAGTTTCAGCAGACAGAAAATTTAGATATCTGGCAACACTTACAGAGTTTGAAATCTATGAGGCTGTTAAATGTGATCCGGAATGATTGAAGATCAGCTTATTGGAGTTGAGTAATGCAACATTTTCTGCATTACAATTgttactacacttgaaaagtatttctttggctgtaaggtgctttaagatgttcagtgtttgtgaaaggcgctgtctacaaacatacgaattaggagcagaagtaggcccctctagcctgctccgtttgtgtttcgaattccacactcccatctacccctgataacctttgattcctttgcttaacaagaatctatctacctgcgccttaaaaatattcattgaccccgcctccaccatcttctaaggcagagagttccaaagtcgcacaaccctccgagagaaaaaatttcttctcatctctgtcctaaaaggacaacccctaattttaaaacagtgccccctagttctggactcctccacaagaggaaacagcctttccacatccaccttgtcatgaTCATTCAGGATctcataaacttcaatcaagtctcccctcactcttctaaactccagtgaaaacaagcccagtctgtccaacctttcctcataagacaacctgctcattccaggtatcaatctaataaatctctgctgaaccgcctccaacgcaacaAGTTTCatatatataacacctttaatgtagataaacatctcaaagtgcttcacaggagccatcatcaaacaaaatttgacgccgagccacataaagaaatattaggacaagGAACCAAAAGCTTGTTGAAAGCAGTAcgttttaagaagtgtctgaagcatcattttaaacatctcaatggTTGAATGGCTTCTATGCCTGGTTCTTCACACAGCTATTTGTTTCTTAGAACCATCATAAACCTGGGGCACAACTGTTCATAAAAGAGCACCTGCTCCTGCCTTAGATTTACTGTTAGTGGGTTTTTTTATTCATAAACCATATGGATATTTCATGCATTATGGGTTTTTGACAAGTTTTGTAAATACTCATTTTCTCAGCAGGCACCTCAACAATATAAAATGAGAGTTTTCTCAATTTTCCGAAAACAGAAACCGAAAAAGAAAATTCTACAGTGTGTTCATAGTGAGCGTTCTATTTGTAATGGAAAGATGCATTTAAATTAGTTAAAGTTTGGTTATGCTTTCAAAGCAGTTGAAGCAGAGCTTTAATTGGTCACATCTGATGTTGGGATGCTTCAGTGTCTGTGTAAGCATCAATAAACGACCATAGTCCTGATTCTGCCCCAGTGTTTTTGATGTAAATGTTATTTTCTACTGGCCAAACTGTGCTTCTATCTCCTGCTTGGCGACAGTTGCTAGGAAACTTGGAAGAGGGAATGACAGCAAGAATTCTGGCTGGCAGAGGTGAACACTATTCTTCCATCCTGCAAACTTCGCGTGGGTTATGCAGCTAATGAGGTCTGCTTGAAACAGAAACTTGATTGTGTGTTTCAGCCCGTAGATCCAAAGACAAAAGACTCCTGCCCATGACAGGCAAGACTTAATTGGCAATGTGCATAGATCAGAAATTTCAAAAAAGAGATGATGAAAATACACAGCAAGTTCCCCAGCATGTGCAAAGAGAAATGAGAGATTTGGCTAAAGATCCTTCAACAGAATTACCAGGCATTGTCATCTGAttttctcgacttgtctgcagtgGCATTGACTTATTCTACATTATCGCTGTCCTGGTCCTCATTTGTTTCTTAAATCAGCTGCATTTACcttgcacctttcatgatctcaagatgtctcagagctctttacagccaatcaagtacttcttgaagtgttgtcacctttgtaatgtaggaactgtGACAGCCAATTGCAAACAGCTAGATTCcccaaatggcaatgtgataatgaccagatcttctgtttttactgatgttgtttgagagataaatattgtctaGGACACCTGAAATATAATTACAGATTATTCAACATGTAGAATGTAGAAACAGGCTATTAAGGATACACACACCTTTAATGTTGAATAAAATAATTAGATATTCAGGTGGAATAAAGGCTTGGGGCTATAGTTCAGTGTATTTGCCTGATTTTTCAGGTCTTCTTGAGATTTCATGTTATGTGAGCAGGGGAGGAACTGGTACCCACAGGTCTTCAGGAAAATAAAATCAGTGAGAATAATCATATTGATTGGGCCACGCTAAAGTAGCTTTTTTCTGTCAAGTATGAGAACTGTATCTAAATGTTGAATATTAAATTTATGTAAAAATTACTGTTCCTTGGGGAAAAAAATGATAAAAGTGGAGTCAATGAAAAGAACCATAATGCTAAGCAGATATACAAGTAAATTCTAAAAAATGTTAAACTTTGAAATGACACAATTCTTTTACATCAATGAGTATTTCAAATGGATGCCTGCAGTAAGAAGCAATTAATTTCCCATTTTCATCCATACAAATAGACACGAATTCAGCAATGGTCTGCAAAATTGCGCACTTGCATGGCAGTCCTCAAAATAAATATGCCCATCGTATTCTGAATTTATCAAGCAGGTTTGAGGACTCCCTGTACAGGGCAAATGGAAGTAGGCGCAATGGATTGGCAGCTGCTGCGTCTCTCGTGAATAAATAATAAGTGTGGGTGTTTTATAGATACAAATAACCAGCCTCCTGCACTGCTAAGACCTACTTTGAGTGAATGCTGCCTGCCTGTAGTTTGTGGACTTCCCATGCTAAGTGGGAAGAAGGAAGTACAGAAAATGATGCAGCCCTATTTCATCTTCACACAAAGATCACTTGTACCCAAACGCAGATGGATAAATTGGAAGCTTGCACTTAAAGTCAAGAATGATTTTGTTTCAAGTTCAGGAAGAGGAAAATATGTGAATCTGACAAAAGTAGAAATGTAGGACGCAGCTGGAACTTAATAGCATTTGATGACATTGAGCTCGGATTCAAGACTCGAGTATCCACTGATTCAATTTACTTGGCAACATTGCTGCTTTAATCCAGAAAGAACAGATTTTAACCCCTAATCCCTCCCTTGTCAACTTTCACAAGTATTTTGATGTGCTGTGGTTCTTATTGATCTCAGCGTGAGGAATAGGCTGCTCAATGACAAGTATTCTAATAGTTTGAAATAAATCATAAACAATCCATTGATTGGGTGAGGTTGTGTATTTTTTGGGGGGAGGGTAGGGAAGTTTTAACACCTGAAGAAAACGTAATTGCATTGCGACAAATGATATTCTGATCATAGTgcatgcaattaatattaaattatAATAAAACAGACATaatgggcaagattttaactcactcgCAACCTATTAAATTACATTGTTAAAATTGGACTTGATACACTAGAGCACTGAAGTGTGCATAAAGCATCCTCTCACTTTTATTCCATGCAATTTTGTAAAATATATTGTTGTGATTTTAGTTAAACATTAATGGAGGATTTAATACTTTAAaagaagagacttgcatttatattgcacctttccagACTACTGAAGGTCTCaaaactctttacagccaatgaagtacatttgaagtgtagtcactgttgcaataaaggaaacacggcagccaatttgcgcacagcaagctcccacaaacagcaatgtgataatgaccagataatctgtttttgtgatgttaattgcaggttaaatattggtcagggcacagGGGAAAACTCCTATGCTCTTGTTCGGAATGCCATGCTaaaacatccagctgagagggcagatgggccttggtttaacctctcattcaaaagacacttctgacagtgcagcacttcctcagtactgcagtggcgtgcagccttgatttttgtgctcaggtcgatTGAGTGGGTCTTAAACCCATAACCTTGTGagtcaaaggtgagagtgctaccaactgagccatggctgacacttaaaAAAAAGAGATTTAGGCTGAAAGTATAAGCCATGATTTTAAAcattccccccccaccctgacACTGGACAAGAACAGGGGCATGCTAAGAGTGTGCTGACCTTCCTACTCTTGCCAATCACAACTTTAACTCTGGGAGGCATGTGACGACCTTGCCACAGGTGGGAGAGAGCCCCATAACTATACAACAATCGGGTCTCGATGATGTCAGTAAGGTCCCAGCGTGACTTTAATCCCAAGGCACATGAGTCGTGCAATATGCCAAGCATGCTCAACCTTCTGCAATTTGAATCCAGCACCAGAAAAAAGATTTGCATATTTTAAAGGTTCTCTTGTAGGGCTGGGAGGAGCAGAAACTCATCTCTGGGCCCCACAAGGAATCCTTGGGTCTACCTTGCCCTGGGCTTCCATTCCAATAACCAGGAACGTCTCAGCCTCAATCCCGCCTACTTCTCACTTACCTGACTGGGGAACACTTTCTTGTTTCCTGGAGGAAGCCTGCAGCCACTCGACGTTCCACTCCCTCCTGTCTGCCAGCCATCATGCCATTCCTGTCTGCATCAGATAATTTCAAATATAGTGTGGCTTTGTGAGATTGCCGCTCTCGCTCCTCAACCCCCAACACTGTAATTGCGCTTACCAATGTAAAATCGGGTGACGGGTGATAGTTAAGAAATCATTTGAAAGGAAAAATAACCACTACTCTGTTAAAACTTGCTCTGTGTAAGTATTACTGCCAGTAATATAGTTCATGATGTTCTTCCTAACAGTGGATGTTTGTTGCAATGAGTTCAAAAGAGAAacaattgtgtccaatactgggtttTCCCAATCAATTTCAAGTGTAAAACTAGTGAACTAATTCTTTTCTCCATAACAAGaagctttttttaaatttcatgcCCTATTTATTTTTAAAGAACAAATATTTAAATAtaaaattaagaacagtatttggCTGAATGAATGTCACAAGATTGTATCATTAGAAGGGATCATAAACTGAATCAATGAAGCTTACGTGATTTGAAATCATCCACTACCCTCAGAATACTATGATCTGTCTACTCATAACCTATTTATAGATGGATAAAGACACTGACACAGATTTTTGGCAGACCTCCCTTGGTATTGCTCAGGTGAGATGTTGTGCTGTTTTGTAAAGCACAATGTATCATTCTGTTACTAAGGCAGTGGTGTATTTAACCCTGCTACATTCCTACAAAGCCAAAAATTTGCTCTAAGATGGCCTATCCTGAGGCTAATTGCTGTTCATGAGTGAAGTCTTCAGATTGATGGGTGCTTGTACATTCATGGCCCCTTATCAGAAGAAACCAACATGAAATGATCATCTTCCTCTTTTAACGTGTTGATGTGTGACCTTTATAACACACACTGTTCCACTTTGACATTCAAATTTTAACTGACAGGTTTTTGATTTTCTATGAGCACTTGTGAATGTTCCCACTTGGCTCATGCCATTGGCTAATTCCATCTAACTTTGATCATAAACTTCCGAGTGTCAGCCCTGGCTTCAGATGTTCCTGCTCATTTCACATGACAAGGtatgaaacacagacatacaatgtaaCAAGTACCTTCAGCTCTACCGATTCGGACTGATTGTAAGGAACAAGTATAATTGATCATTTTTGATGCTGCTTCAAAACTTTAATGATTTTACTGAACAAGCTGAAGCTGGAGAATGGGGCACTTCCTCACTTTTAGAATTTAGTATTGAACATCTGCcagggcagatagaatataatcagGCATAAGCTAGAGCCCGATATTCCCAATGATGTGCTTTAACCACTGTTTCAGAAGAGCATCCTCCTGTCCTGCACGAACCATTTTATGGGGAGGGAGCATGGTCTGGTGGGAAAACTTGAAAATCCCAGCAACACCGAGGCCCTGCCAAGGGAGGGTCTGTTTTTCAgttcattgtgcagttttacttggagctgctgTATTTggtcgcctttgtcccttccgacattgcgtgcttggccagctccccgggcagcagcaagcGCACGGTGGTCTGGATCTCccaggagctgatggtgctgcgcttgttgtaatgggccaggtgggaagcctcacccgcgatgcgttcGAAAATATCGTTCATAAATGAGTtcgtgatgctcatggccttggaggagatgctggTGTTGGGGTGAACTTGCTTCGTCACTTTGTTGAtggagatggagtaactctccttcctcgactttctccgcttcttgccgccctttgctgacggtttatttaaggctttCTTGGTGCCCTTTTTAGAagctgctttcttctcttcagGCATTTTCATATTCAGTTTCAGACACAGAAAAATTTAAAACCAGGACCTCATTATCATTTTTCTTTACTCCAAAAGCCTGCTGTAAGAGACCAGAGCCAGGGGCTGTAGATAACAGCTTGGTGATGGGGTAggcaggggggagtggggtggggggtggggggtggtggtggtatgaGCGTGTTGGAGGCCTAAAGTtcaggggcaggattttccttctgggGGCAGGAAAGAGAGGTTGGGTCCCAAACCCACCCCCGGGGAGGAGGAGaagcagtcactcattgtgattttcacggAAGAGCCAATCAAAAGAGGTCACAATAGAAGGTACGTAAGGCGCTTCAAGATGGTGGTGCCCTCTTTCAACTTTTTTAAGCTTAAATTAAAAAATGGATCTTGCAGCCAGGTCACCATTGTGGATGGGCAGGGAGCCCCTCCAcctgtggctgctgctgcaccAAGGTAGGTAGGGTGGATCTCTAGGCCTCCCTGGGGTGCTGGCCCCCTGACTGGCACCTAAACTGCTCTCGGCAACCTGCGTGGACAAGAagaccaactggaaaatcccagttggcctcattCAATTGGCTTCAGTCGGTTCTTAATGAGCCATGTTGTCTACCTGCCGCATGCGGGCAAGGAGCGCTGCTGCCCCCGCATCCCCAGCCTCCCTCCGCAAAAATGGCCCGGAGGTGGGACGGAGCGGAGAACCGGCATGCCAGCCAGCAGGACTATTTTTAGGTCCTGCTAGCCTCCATTCGCAGCCCCAGTAGGGGTTCAGAATCCTGCCCTAGGAATTAGatgtaggggaggtggtggtgtagtggtaatgtcactgtccAATAATCCAGAGCTCAAGctcatgctctgggggcatgggtttgaatcccatcatggcagatggtgaaatttgaattcaactaataaaatccggaattaaaaactagtcgaaTGGtgacattgttgattgttgtaaaaacccatctggttcacgaatatcctttagggaaggaaatctgccaaccttacctggtctggcctacatgtgattcccgacccacagcaatgtggttgtctcttaagtgccctctgcattggccaagcaaaccactcagttgtatcaaacctctacaaagtctaagagaaggaatgaagccggaactcccttcctaccagcactgtgtacctacaccccaaggactgcagcggttcaagaaagcagctcacctgcACCTTATCaggcacaattagggatgggcaataaatgctggcttagccagtgatgtccacatcccatgaatgaataaaaaaaggttggTAGGTGGCCAAAGATGGGATGTCGGGGTAGGGGGAATCTGCCAATTGCTGGAGCGAGGAGAGGCAATGAACAGTACAAGATTTGTTTGCGGGGCTG
This Heterodontus francisci isolate sHetFra1 chromosome 15, sHetFra1.hap1, whole genome shotgun sequence DNA region includes the following protein-coding sequences:
- the LOC137377490 gene encoding histone H2B 1/2-like; amino-acid sequence: MPEEKKAASKKGTKKALNKPSAKGGKKRRKSRKESYSISINKVTKQVHPNTSISSKAMSITNSFMNDIFERIAGEASHLAHYNKRSTISSWEIQTTVRLLLPGELAKHAMSEGTKATKYSSSK